The Eleutherodactylus coqui strain aEleCoq1 chromosome 13, aEleCoq1.hap1, whole genome shotgun sequence genome includes a window with the following:
- the LSM12 gene encoding protein LSM12 codes for MAAPGEYFSIGSQVSCRTCQETRLQGEVVAFDYQSKMLALKCPSTSGKPNHADILLLNLQYVSDVEVLNDHTQTPPPLASLNISKLASRARLEKEEKMSQAYAISAGVSVEGQQLFQTIHKTIKDCKWQEKNIVVMEEVVISPPYQVEHCKGKEGSALSHVRKIVEKHFRDLENQKGQQRNAIQPSQKETSTSS; via the exons ATGGCCGCTCCTGGAGAATACTTCAGCATCGGCTCCCAGGTGTCGTGTAGGACCTGCCAGGAGACGAGACTGCAGGGCGAGGTGGTGGCGTTTGACTACCAGAGCAAGATGTTGGCGCTCA AGTGTCCCTCGACTAGCGGAAAACCCAACCATGCTGACATCCTCCTGCTGAACCTGCAGTACGTGTCGGACGTAGAGGTGCTGAACGACCACACGCAGACCCCCCCTCCTCTAGCCTCCCTCAACATTAGCAAG CTGGCAAGCAGAGCTCGGTTGGAGAAGGAAGAGAAGATGAGCCAGGCTTATGCCATCAGTGCCGGCGTCTCCGTGGAAGGACAGCAGCTATTCCAGACCATCCACAAGAC GATAAAGGACTGTAAATGGCAAGAGAAAAATATAGTAGTTATGGAAGAGGTAGTTATCTCTCCACCCTACCAAGTGGAGCACTGCAAAGGAAAGGAAGGCAGCGCACTAAGCCATGTCCGCAAAATA GTTGAAAAACACTTTAGAGATTTGGAAAATCAGAAGGGGCAGCAGAGAAATGCAATCCAACCATCACAGAAGGAAACCAGCACGTCCTCCTGA
- the G6PC3 gene encoding glucose-6-phosphatase 3 isoform X1 translates to MMDELHRAGVALAAYLQEHLHGTEEFWLWVTYLGDPGFIFLFYFPLAYALQHQLGVTVLWLAAISEWLNVVFKWFLFGERPFWWVYDNGLHDIYNLKQFPSTCETGPGSPSGHCMITGAALWPIVMFCTARLPRGMIRALPLILYSVLMGGIAVSRLLILAHFSHQVVAGLLTGILLGYFLQRNTPLGRSFAFFAWSSLCLLLGAVLIYWGMSAFGLDLSWSIHLANKWCSKAEWIKPETRPFSSVTRSAGNVLGLGFALHCPIFRRLPRDPQMPLSRLVGLLMSFLLLKLQQGLPLPSSSPLLYYLLNLLRHCLCPLIVINLSPYLIRDLYLGAVRRRD, encoded by the exons atg ATGGATGAGTTACACAGGGCCGGCGTGGCGCTGGCCGCTTACCTGCAGGAACACCTACATGGCACTGAGGAGTTCTGGCTGTGGGTGACCTACCTCGGGGATCCCGGCTTCATATTTCTTTTCTACTTTCCTCTGGCATATGCTCTCCAGCACCAACTGGGAGTAACTGTCCTGTGGCTGGCCGCCATCAGCGAATGGCTGAATGTAGTCTTTAAGTG GTTTCTGTTTGGTGAGCGACCATTCTGGTGGGTCTATGACAATGGTCTACATGACATCTACAATTTGAAGCAGTTCCCTTCCACGTGTGAGACGGGCCCTG GAAGCCCCTCAGGACACTGCATGATCACTGGAGCCGCATTATGGCCCATAGTAATGTTCTGTACTGCCCGGTTACCGAG GGGGATGATCCGCGCTCTGCCTCTCATCCTGTACAGTGTGCTGATGGGGGGCATCGCAGTCTCCAGACTCCTTATATTAGCACACTTCTCCCATCAGGTTGTCGCTGGCCTCCTTACAG GTATACTGTTAGGATACTTCTTGCAGCGTAATACTCCCCTCGGCCGTAGTTTTGCCTTTTTCGCATGGTCTTCACTGTGTCTGCTCCTTGGGGCTGTCCTTATATACTGGGGGATGAGCGCTTTCGGACTGGATCTATCGTG GTCGATCCATCTAGCAAATAAATGGTGCTCAAAGGCAGAATGGATAAAACCGGAAACGAGACCCTTTTCATCAGTGACAAGGAGCGCAGGGAACGTTCTAGGACTGGGATTTGCCTTGCACTGCCCAATCTTCCGCAGACTGCCCAGAGACCCGCAGATGCCCCTTTCACGCCTGGTTGGTCTGCTAATGTCTTTTCTGTTACTCAAGCTCCAGCAAGGGCTCCCACTTCCAtcatcttcccctctgctctactACCTGCTGAACTTATTGCGCCATTGTCTCTGTCCTCTAATTGTCATCAATTTGTCCCCCTATCTCATAAGGGACTTGTATTTGGGGGCTGTGCGGAGAAGAGACTGA
- the G6PC3 gene encoding glucose-6-phosphatase 3 isoform X2, giving the protein MDELHRAGVALAAYLQEHLHGTEEFWLWVTYLGDPGFIFLFYFPLAYALQHQLGVTVLWLAAISEWLNVVFKWFLFGERPFWWVYDNGLHDIYNLKQFPSTCETGPGSPSGHCMITGAALWPIVMFCTARLPRGMIRALPLILYSVLMGGIAVSRLLILAHFSHQVVAGLLTGILLGYFLQRNTPLGRSFAFFAWSSLCLLLGAVLIYWGMSAFGLDLSWSIHLANKWCSKAEWIKPETRPFSSVTRSAGNVLGLGFALHCPIFRRLPRDPQMPLSRLVGLLMSFLLLKLQQGLPLPSSSPLLYYLLNLLRHCLCPLIVINLSPYLIRDLYLGAVRRRD; this is encoded by the exons ATGGATGAGTTACACAGGGCCGGCGTGGCGCTGGCCGCTTACCTGCAGGAACACCTACATGGCACTGAGGAGTTCTGGCTGTGGGTGACCTACCTCGGGGATCCCGGCTTCATATTTCTTTTCTACTTTCCTCTGGCATATGCTCTCCAGCACCAACTGGGAGTAACTGTCCTGTGGCTGGCCGCCATCAGCGAATGGCTGAATGTAGTCTTTAAGTG GTTTCTGTTTGGTGAGCGACCATTCTGGTGGGTCTATGACAATGGTCTACATGACATCTACAATTTGAAGCAGTTCCCTTCCACGTGTGAGACGGGCCCTG GAAGCCCCTCAGGACACTGCATGATCACTGGAGCCGCATTATGGCCCATAGTAATGTTCTGTACTGCCCGGTTACCGAG GGGGATGATCCGCGCTCTGCCTCTCATCCTGTACAGTGTGCTGATGGGGGGCATCGCAGTCTCCAGACTCCTTATATTAGCACACTTCTCCCATCAGGTTGTCGCTGGCCTCCTTACAG GTATACTGTTAGGATACTTCTTGCAGCGTAATACTCCCCTCGGCCGTAGTTTTGCCTTTTTCGCATGGTCTTCACTGTGTCTGCTCCTTGGGGCTGTCCTTATATACTGGGGGATGAGCGCTTTCGGACTGGATCTATCGTG GTCGATCCATCTAGCAAATAAATGGTGCTCAAAGGCAGAATGGATAAAACCGGAAACGAGACCCTTTTCATCAGTGACAAGGAGCGCAGGGAACGTTCTAGGACTGGGATTTGCCTTGCACTGCCCAATCTTCCGCAGACTGCCCAGAGACCCGCAGATGCCCCTTTCACGCCTGGTTGGTCTGCTAATGTCTTTTCTGTTACTCAAGCTCCAGCAAGGGCTCCCACTTCCAtcatcttcccctctgctctactACCTGCTGAACTTATTGCGCCATTGTCTCTGTCCTCTAATTGTCATCAATTTGTCCCCCTATCTCATAAGGGACTTGTATTTGGGGGCTGTGCGGAGAAGAGACTGA